One genomic segment of Kogia breviceps isolate mKogBre1 chromosome 11, mKogBre1 haplotype 1, whole genome shotgun sequence includes these proteins:
- the KCNS3 gene encoding potassium voltage-gated channel subfamily S member 3: MVFGEIFHHPGQDKELVHLNVGGFKQSIDQGTLLRFPHTRLGKLLRCHSEEAILELCDDYSVADKEYYFDRNPSLFRYVLNFYYTGKLHVMEELCVFSFCQEIEYWGINELFLDSCCSNRYQERKEESHEKDWDQKSDEVSTDSSFEESSLFEKELEKFDKLRFGQLRKKIWIRTENPAYCLSAKLIAVSSLSVVLASIVAMCVHSMSEFQNEDGEVDDPVLEGVEIACIAWFTVELAIRLVAAPCQKKFWKNPLNIIDFVSVIPFYATLAVDTKKEESEDIENMGKVVQILRLMRVFRILKLARHSVGLRSLGATLRHSYHEVGLLLLFLSVGISIFSVLIYSVEKDDHASSLTSIPVCWWWATISMTTVGYGDTHPVTLAGKLIASTCIVCGILVVALPITIIFNKFSKYYQKQKDIDVDQCGEDPPEKCHELPYFNIRDIYAQRMHAFITSLSSVGIVVSDADATDASSIEDNEGVYNTASLENCTAK, encoded by the coding sequence ATGGTGTTTGGTGAGATTTTCCACCACCCTGGACAAGACAAGGAACTGGTCCACTTGAACGTGGGGGGCTTTAAACAGTCCATCGACCAGGGCACCCTGCTGCGCTTTCCTCACACCAGACTCGGGAAGCTGCTCCGCTGCCACTCGGAAGAGGCCATCCTGGAACTGTGCGACGACTACAGCGTGGCCGATAAAGAGTACTATTTTGATCGGAACCCCTCGCTGTTCAGATACGTTTTGAACTTCTATTACACGGGAAAGCTGCACGTCATGGAGGAGCTGTGCGTGTTCTCGTTCTGCCAGGAGATCGAGTACTGGGGCATCAACGAGCTCTTCCTCGATTCCTGCTGCAGTAATCGCTACCAGGAGCGCAAGGAGGAGAGCCACGAGAAGGACTGGGACCAGAAAAGCGACGAGGTGAGTACCGACTCCTCGTTCGAAGAGTCGTCTCTGTTCGAGAAGGAGCTGGAGAAGTTTGACAAGCTGCGATTCGGTCAGCTCCGGAAGAAGATCTGGATCCGCACGGAAAACCCGGCCTACTGCCTGTCGGCCAAGCTCATCGCCGTCTCCTCCCTGAGCGTGGTGCTGGCCTCCATCGTGGCCATGTGCGTCCACAGCATGTCGGAGTTCCAGAACGAGGACGGGGAGGTGGACGACCCCGTGCTGGAAGGCGTCGAGATCGCGTGCATTGCCTGGTTCACCGTCGAGCTGGCCATCCGGCTGGTGGCCGCTCCCTGCCAGAAGAAATTCTGGAAGAACCCTCTGAACATAATCGACTTCGTCTCCGTTATTCCCTTTTATGCCACGCTGGCTGTGGACACCAAGAAGGAAGAGAGTGAGGACATTGAGAACATGGGCAAGGTGGTCCAGATCCTTAGGCTCATGCGGGTTTTCCGCATCCTCAAGCTCGCCCGGCACTCGGTAGGGCTTCGGTCTCTTGGGGCCACCCTGAGGCATAGCTACCACGAAGTTGGGCTGCTGCTTCTCTTCCTGTCGGTGGGCATTTCCATCTTCTCTGTGCTCATCTACTCTGTGGAGAAAGATGACCACGCGTCCAGCCTCACCAGCATCCCTGTCTGCTGGTGGTGGGCCACCATCAGCATGACCACCGTGGGCTACGGAGACACCCACCCCGTCACCTTGGCTGGGAAGCTAATCGCCAGCACGTGCATCGTCTGTGGGATCTTGGTGGTGGCCCTTCCCATCACCATTATCTTCAACAAGTTTTCCAAGTACTACCAGAAGCAAAAGGACATTGATGTGGACCAGTGTGGTGAGGACCCGCCAGAGAAGTGTCACGAGCTCCCTTACTTCAACATCAGGGACATTTATGCCCAGCGGATGCATGCCTTCATCACCAGTCTCTCTTCTGTGGGCATCGTGGTGAGTGACGCCGATGCCACAGACGCTTCAAGCATTGAAGACAACGAGGGTGTTTATAACACGGCATCCTTGGAgaactgcacagcaaaatga